From Aquila chrysaetos chrysaetos chromosome 3, bAquChr1.4, whole genome shotgun sequence, the proteins below share one genomic window:
- the SAMD10 gene encoding sterile alpha motif domain-containing protein 10 isoform X1: MQQGRPSLCCVSTIRSSQGPPEPAAAAHFSFCRSLLEHTVSAENLSYRLQRNPGSSLTWHDGRSQRADGGRTVKLLRQPGTEGSQGRACDHYGIYHTSPTLGSLAKPVVLWTQQDVCKWLKKHCPHNYLIYVEAFSHHAITGRALLRLNGEKLQRMGIAHEAQRQEVLQQVLQLQVREEVRNLQLLSQDCTNTVNRAPLGWTVHRRYET, translated from the exons ATGCAGCAGGGCCGGCCATCCCTCTGCTGCGTCTCCACCATCCGCAGCTCGCAGGGACCACCCGAGCCAG ccgccgccgctcACTTCAGCTTCTGCCGCAGCCTCCTGGAGCACACGGTCTCGGCCGAAAACCTCAGCTACCGCCTGCAGAGGAACCCGGGCAGCAGCCTCACCTGGCACGACGGCCGGAGCCAGCGAGCCGACGGCGGCCGGACCGTCAAGCTCCTGCGGCAGCCGGGGACCGAGGGCTCGCAG GGCCGTGCCTGTGACCACTATGGCATCTACCACACCAGCCCCACGCTGGGCAGCCTGGCCAAGCCAGTGGTGCTCTGGACCCAGCAGGATGTGTGCAAATGGCTGAAGAAGCACTGCCCGCATAACTATCTCATCTACGTTGAGGCGTTCTCCCACCACGCCATCACAG GTCGGGCGCTGCTGCGGCTGAACGGGGAGAAGCTGCAGCGCATGGGCATCGCTCATGAAGCGCAGCGGCAGGAGGTCCTGCAGCAGGTCCTGCAGCTCCAGGTGCGCGAGGAGGTCCGAAacctgcagctgctcagccaAG ATTGCACCAACACTGTGAACCGAGCACCTCTGGGATGGACTGTGCACCGCCGATACGAGACCTGA
- the SAMD10 gene encoding sterile alpha motif domain-containing protein 10 isoform X2, producing the protein MSCGQPKDMEAAAAHFSFCRSLLEHTVSAENLSYRLQRNPGSSLTWHDGRSQRADGGRTVKLLRQPGTEGSQGRACDHYGIYHTSPTLGSLAKPVVLWTQQDVCKWLKKHCPHNYLIYVEAFSHHAITGRALLRLNGEKLQRMGIAHEAQRQEVLQQVLQLQVREEVRNLQLLSQDCTNTVNRAPLGWTVHRRYET; encoded by the exons ATGAGCTGCGGCCAGCCCAAGGACATGGAAG ccgccgccgctcACTTCAGCTTCTGCCGCAGCCTCCTGGAGCACACGGTCTCGGCCGAAAACCTCAGCTACCGCCTGCAGAGGAACCCGGGCAGCAGCCTCACCTGGCACGACGGCCGGAGCCAGCGAGCCGACGGCGGCCGGACCGTCAAGCTCCTGCGGCAGCCGGGGACCGAGGGCTCGCAG GGCCGTGCCTGTGACCACTATGGCATCTACCACACCAGCCCCACGCTGGGCAGCCTGGCCAAGCCAGTGGTGCTCTGGACCCAGCAGGATGTGTGCAAATGGCTGAAGAAGCACTGCCCGCATAACTATCTCATCTACGTTGAGGCGTTCTCCCACCACGCCATCACAG GTCGGGCGCTGCTGCGGCTGAACGGGGAGAAGCTGCAGCGCATGGGCATCGCTCATGAAGCGCAGCGGCAGGAGGTCCTGCAGCAGGTCCTGCAGCTCCAGGTGCGCGAGGAGGTCCGAAacctgcagctgctcagccaAG ATTGCACCAACACTGTGAACCGAGCACCTCTGGGATGGACTGTGCACCGCCGATACGAGACCTGA
- the SAMD10 gene encoding sterile alpha motif domain-containing protein 10 isoform X3, with protein MQQGRPSLCCVSTIRSSQGPPEPAAAAHFSFCRSLLEHTVSAENLSYRLQRNPGSSLTWHDGRSQRADGGRTVKLLRQPGTEGSQGRACDHYGIYHTSPTLGSLAKPVVLWTQQDVCKWLKKHCPHNYLIYVEAFSHHAITGRALLRLNGEKLQRMGIAHEAQRQEVLQQVLQLQVREEVRNLQLLSQASFGNVS; from the exons ATGCAGCAGGGCCGGCCATCCCTCTGCTGCGTCTCCACCATCCGCAGCTCGCAGGGACCACCCGAGCCAG ccgccgccgctcACTTCAGCTTCTGCCGCAGCCTCCTGGAGCACACGGTCTCGGCCGAAAACCTCAGCTACCGCCTGCAGAGGAACCCGGGCAGCAGCCTCACCTGGCACGACGGCCGGAGCCAGCGAGCCGACGGCGGCCGGACCGTCAAGCTCCTGCGGCAGCCGGGGACCGAGGGCTCGCAG GGCCGTGCCTGTGACCACTATGGCATCTACCACACCAGCCCCACGCTGGGCAGCCTGGCCAAGCCAGTGGTGCTCTGGACCCAGCAGGATGTGTGCAAATGGCTGAAGAAGCACTGCCCGCATAACTATCTCATCTACGTTGAGGCGTTCTCCCACCACGCCATCACAG GTCGGGCGCTGCTGCGGCTGAACGGGGAGAAGCTGCAGCGCATGGGCATCGCTCATGAAGCGCAGCGGCAGGAGGTCCTGCAGCAGGTCCTGCAGCTCCAGGTGCGCGAGGAGGTCCGAAacctgcagctgctcagccaAG CTTCTTTTGGAAATGTCTCCTAG